The Rhizobium favelukesii DNA segment GTTGCTCTCATAGCCGGAATCGAGCAGCCACCGATAAGCTGTCAGCGCATCGTCGACCTGAGCCGGATACGGATAGTCCGGTGCGAGCCTGTAGTCGATGAGGAGGACGTCGGCCGACGCCGCCTTGGCCAGCGAGCCGGCCACGGCCCGATGCGTCCGCAGCGAACCGCTGTAGAAGCCGCCGCCATGAATATAGAGGATAGCCCGGCGGCCAAGGGGATGATGCAGTCTTGCCGGCCAGATGAGCTGTGCATCGACGCCGCCGGCGTCGACCTGCCTGATTTGGACGCGTGTCGGCTCGGGGGTCGATGCCATCAGGGCCTCGAAGGCGTCGCGCCGGTCGCGCAGGCTGTCGGCTTTCGCGTAGTGCTGCTCCCACGTCGCGATGAGTTTGCGGACCTGTTCCTTCGAGGCTTGTGTCTGGGGCGTAGTATCGCCGGCCCGGGCCGGTAGCGCCAAAGGCGCCAAGGCGATGCCAGCGGCCAACCACGCGATAGTCCACCTTGTCATCAAGCCGCCGTTCAACCATGCAAACCCGCGCAACACGGCCATCTGTCGCAAAGCTCCGGCCCCAAGCACCACGAAACCTCCCAATCCAAGATATCTGTCGAGATCAACTGAACCTGCCATGACCGCAAGCCGTGTCAAGGCTTTGTGACCGCGACGATGCCTTGTCGTGTGCGACGTGCAGGTGCCTGCGACAGGAAAGGCCGCCCTTACATGAGCTGGAGAGGCTAGCTCTTCGTGCTCAGCTCCTCCACCCGCTTGAGATTGACCACTGCTTTGACTGGCAAGTGATCCGACGCGACGCGGGCAAGCGGCGTATCGTGGGCCTCGACTGCTGTCACGACGCCCTTGCGGTTCGCCATGATGCGATCAAGAGCGAGGACGGGAAGTCGTGCGGGAAAGCTCGGCACGGCCAACGGCTGCGGGCCGAAAACGGATTGGAACGTGTGCAGCGACGAGCGGTCGCCGAGCCGCCATTCATTGAGATCGCCGAGCAGGATGGTCGGGACCTCTCGCTTGTCTGCCATCAGTTCGACCAACATTTTGGCCTGCTGCGCGCGCGAGTGGCGAAGCAGGCCAAAATGGGCGGCGATGATGCGTAAGGCCCCGCCGCGTTCCAGATCGAGTTCGGCGACAAGCGCACCGCGAGGCTCGAGCCCGGGAAGATTGATCTGGTGCACGTCACGCACCAAGCCTCTCTTGAAGAGCACGACATTGCCATGCCAGCCATGAGCCTTGGCCATGCCGTTCACCGGCACCGGGATCAGTCCGGTTTCCCGCTCCAGCCGACCAAGGTCGAGGATGCCGGTGCGCTCGCCAAAGCGGGTGTCGGCCTCCTGCAGTGCGATGACGTCAGCGCCGATTTCATGAATGACGCGACTGGTTCGCTCCGGGTCGAAGCGCCGGTCGTTGCCGACGCATTTGTGGACGTTGTAGGAGGCGATCAGAGTGCCATCTAAGCGCGGCTTTTGCTCCGAATGTGCCGCATCCAGCCGCTTTCTTCGACTGCGGATCGACGCTAGGATGTTGGCGGGCAGGCTGTCCTTTTTGGCATGCATCGGAGTTTGCTGGCGTTCCGTTGGTCGTCGAGGTTTTGTTTGGAGTATAGGCCGGGTATTCAAACTTGCCATGCTTTTAGGCCGAAGAAATCTCTTATAAGTAGGGCGATCCGAGCCAAAGGACCTTCTCGAGCAACCGGACGGCGAAGGGGCGCGCGCGCAAGCCTTGGAGCGTGACCGGCGAAGCCAACTTGATGGCCTCGTCGATATGGTCGTCGATCTCGCTGGCAAAGCCTTCATTCAGCACCTCCAGGTCGATCTCGAAATTCAGCCGCAGCGACCTCGGGTCGAGGTTGGACGATCCGACATAGGACCAGACGCCATCGATCGACAGGAGCTTGGAGTGGCTGAAAGCACCACTGGAGCGCCAGATGCGGCAGTAGTTGGTGAGGATCTGGTCGAATTGCGCGGTCATGGCGCGGTCGACGAGAACGAGATTATTGACAGCCGGAACGACGATATCGACCTCCACGCCGCGTCTTGCCGCCGTCGCCAGTGCACTGATGAGCTCGCGGTCCGGCAGGAAATAGGGCGACATGATACGGATCGATTGGCGCGCAATGGAGAAGGCCCCCATCAGCATTTTGTGGTTCGTCTCGATGCTTCTGTCAGGCCCCGATGCCACGACACGCATGAAGACGGGATCCCCCGGCTGCCGCTCGGGCAGCGCGGTTCGCCACGCCTCTCCTTGCAGGATTTCGCCGGTGGTAAAGCGCCAGTCCTCAGCCGCGACGTTGAAGAGATCGGCGACAACCGGCCCGGTGACGCTGAAATGGGTGTCGCGGGCGAAGTTTTCTCCCGCCATCTCGCGTGTGAATCCGGCCCGAATGTTCATGCCGCCTGTCAGCGCAATGCGGCCGTCGACGATGAAGATCTTGCGGTGGGTGCGCAAGTTCGCATATGGCAAACGCAACCCGATGATGACGTTTCCATTGAAGACCGAGACGGTAACGCCGCCCTCGGCAAGGTATCCGAGAATGCTCGGCACGGAATAGCGGGCGCCGACGGCATCGATCAGCACGCGCACCTCGACGCCACGCTTTACGGCGGCTATGAGGCAATCTGCGATCCTCAGTCCGAGCGGGTCGCGGTCAAAAATGTAGGTTTCCAGCAGGACGCTGCGCTCAGCGCCATCGATCGCCGTCTTCATCGCGGCGTAACAGTCGTCGCCCGTCTCCAGCATGTCGATCGTATTGCCGGTTGCCAGCGGATTGCGGGCGACGCGGTCGCCGAGTGTCTGCAGGGCCGCGAAACGACGGCCGAAGCCAGTGATGACGATTTCGCTGTCGGCGTCGAAGCTTTCGAGCTCGTCAAGGTCCGCGTCGGGCATCAGCGCATCACGCCGAAGGCTCAGCGAGGCGCGCCGGATACGGTTGATGCCGGCAATCGCATAAAGCACGGCCCCGATGATTGGCGAGAGAATGATGACGCCGACCCAGCCGATCGCGGCGCGAACCTCTTCCTTGGTCATGGCTGCGTGGATCGCTGCTGCGGCGCCCATGGCGAGCGAAACAACGAATAGAATATGTGGCCAATAGGTCGATATGAGATAAAACATTGCGTTGAACTATAACGACAAAGCTGCGTCGTTCAATTGTGCACGCAAGAGCGCGACGTTGCCCGACTTTCTCTGCTC contains these protein-coding regions:
- a CDS encoding endonuclease/exonuclease/phosphatase family protein — protein: MHAKKDSLPANILASIRSRRKRLDAAHSEQKPRLDGTLIASYNVHKCVGNDRRFDPERTSRVIHEIGADVIALQEADTRFGERTGILDLGRLERETGLIPVPVNGMAKAHGWHGNVVLFKRGLVRDVHQINLPGLEPRGALVAELDLERGGALRIIAAHFGLLRHSRAQQAKMLVELMADKREVPTILLGDLNEWRLGDRSSLHTFQSVFGPQPLAVPSFPARLPVLALDRIMANRKGVVTAVEAHDTPLARVASDHLPVKAVVNLKRVEELSTKS
- a CDS encoding phospholipase D-like domain-containing protein, which translates into the protein MFYLISTYWPHILFVVSLAMGAAAAIHAAMTKEEVRAAIGWVGVIILSPIIGAVLYAIAGINRIRRASLSLRRDALMPDADLDELESFDADSEIVITGFGRRFAALQTLGDRVARNPLATGNTIDMLETGDDCYAAMKTAIDGAERSVLLETYIFDRDPLGLRIADCLIAAVKRGVEVRVLIDAVGARYSVPSILGYLAEGGVTVSVFNGNVIIGLRLPYANLRTHRKIFIVDGRIALTGGMNIRAGFTREMAGENFARDTHFSVTGPVVADLFNVAAEDWRFTTGEILQGEAWRTALPERQPGDPVFMRVVASGPDRSIETNHKMLMGAFSIARQSIRIMSPYFLPDRELISALATAARRGVEVDIVVPAVNNLVLVDRAMTAQFDQILTNYCRIWRSSGAFSHSKLLSIDGVWSYVGSSNLDPRSLRLNFEIDLEVLNEGFASEIDDHIDEAIKLASPVTLQGLRARPFAVRLLEKVLWLGSPYL
- a CDS encoding alpha/beta hydrolase, encoding MTRWTIAWLAAGIALAPLALPARAGDTTPQTQASKEQVRKLIATWEQHYAKADSLRDRRDAFEALMASTPEPTRVQIRQVDAGGVDAQLIWPARLHHPLGRRAILYIHGGGFYSGSLRTHRAVAGSLAKAASADVLLIDYRLAPDYPYPAQVDDALTAYRWLLDSGYESNNIVVAGDSVGGNLAIEATLRQMRVKGSLPAAVVAVSPITDLAATGASLTTNASTDPLIDSAELDLMRKAYLGTRSPADPMVSPLYADLTGFPPLLMQVGAGEALLDDTLRLADKARRAGVDVQTEIWAGMVHQWQLFPFWLDDARQSNQHVAEYAIKHFADKPQQ